In Candidatus Nanopelagicales bacterium, one genomic interval encodes:
- a CDS encoding fibronectin type III domain-containing protein gives MTSTRWWRRGLAAAAATALAAATLPLLATSASATTTYSLNGPSTIVAGSPVTMSVYAQDQGASAGGLWPAAPGYYCLASSYGTPDLTVNAAQVTDPFQTQLQFPNVTFSGSGDTEVDVFPVNSAGPCPGDPPLGANILTSKYFYVTSGGATQISLTPAFNQSSVNVPVSITWTVSDSTGLPVPLGPGQSITVVANRSTVLFNGSVTTLTISPGYPNTFTVQNSVAQSASITATLNGAGTPQPKDTVSLSTIASGALTVSPATATTPTGGSTGLTVTYINSGGYPVSGIPVTVSSTGRNTFGATSAGSTNANGQVYWVQKDTAAATSTATQDYVTFSAAGLTAAATITYIGGKLTVAPASASANFGGSTSLTVSLVNGANQPLANVPVTVSVTGRNPLAKTSAGATNANGQVVWVQKDTAAATNPSNQDVLTFTANGLAASATITYVAAPPPPAPTGVTAAAGNESATVSWNPPTIPAGTAPVSSYTVQQSTNGGGTWSNSGTTAGTSLVVNGLDNGVPVTFRVAATNSAGMGSFSAPSVPVTPQNPITEPGQVRSLKAVSNNRGKATVSWKPPSSGSPVTTYKYRWKKGNGNYTSWRSTKSLSVKFNNLTPGKQYTWQVKGLNKAGPGPVDSVSRVIAT, from the coding sequence ATGACCTCGACCCGTTGGTGGCGGCGCGGACTCGCCGCCGCCGCGGCGACCGCCCTCGCGGCCGCCACGCTCCCGCTGCTGGCCACCTCGGCCTCGGCGACCACGACGTACAGCTTGAACGGCCCGAGCACCATCGTCGCGGGCTCTCCCGTGACCATGTCGGTGTATGCCCAGGACCAGGGCGCCTCGGCCGGCGGTCTGTGGCCGGCGGCCCCCGGCTACTACTGCCTGGCTTCCTCGTACGGAACGCCCGACCTCACGGTGAACGCGGCCCAGGTCACCGACCCGTTCCAAACGCAGCTGCAGTTCCCAAACGTCACCTTCTCGGGCAGCGGCGACACTGAGGTCGACGTCTTCCCCGTGAATAGCGCGGGACCATGTCCTGGTGATCCTCCGCTGGGGGCCAACATCCTCACCAGCAAGTACTTCTACGTCACGTCGGGCGGCGCCACCCAGATCAGCCTGACGCCTGCGTTCAACCAGAGCAGCGTCAACGTCCCCGTGTCCATCACGTGGACGGTCAGTGACAGCACGGGACTACCCGTTCCGCTGGGTCCCGGCCAGTCCATCACCGTGGTGGCCAACCGTTCCACCGTGCTCTTCAACGGCTCCGTGACCACGCTGACCATCTCGCCGGGGTACCCGAACACGTTCACGGTGCAGAACTCCGTCGCCCAGAGCGCCAGCATCACCGCGACCCTGAACGGTGCCGGCACACCGCAGCCCAAGGACACGGTGTCGCTGTCGACGATCGCCTCTGGCGCCCTCACCGTCTCCCCGGCGACCGCGACCACGCCGACCGGAGGCTCCACCGGCCTGACGGTGACGTACATCAACTCCGGCGGCTACCCGGTCAGCGGGATCCCGGTGACCGTGTCGTCGACAGGTCGTAACACCTTCGGTGCGACCAGCGCCGGCTCGACGAACGCCAACGGCCAGGTCTACTGGGTCCAGAAGGACACCGCCGCTGCGACCAGCACGGCCACGCAGGACTACGTGACGTTCAGTGCGGCCGGCCTCACCGCGGCGGCGACGATCACCTACATCGGCGGCAAGCTCACCGTCGCGCCAGCGTCTGCGTCGGCCAACTTCGGCGGCTCCACCTCACTGACGGTGTCCCTGGTCAACGGCGCCAACCAGCCGCTGGCCAACGTCCCGGTGACCGTCAGCGTGACCGGCCGTAACCCGCTGGCCAAGACCAGCGCGGGCGCGACCAACGCCAACGGCCAGGTCGTGTGGGTGCAGAAGGACACCGCGGCGGCGACCAACCCGTCCAACCAGGACGTGCTGACGTTCACCGCCAACGGACTCGCCGCCTCGGCGACGATCACGTACGTCGCAGCACCGCCGCCGCCGGCCCCCACCGGGGTCACCGCGGCCGCGGGCAACGAGTCCGCGACCGTGAGCTGGAACCCGCCGACGATCCCCGCCGGCACCGCGCCGGTGTCGTCGTACACGGTCCAGCAGTCCACCAACGGCGGAGGCACCTGGTCGAACAGCGGCACCACCGCCGGGACGTCGCTGGTCGTCAACGGTCTCGATAACGGTGTCCCGGTCACGTTCCGGGTCGCTGCGACCAACTCGGCCGGGATGGGGTCGTTCTCGGCGCCCAGCGTCCCGGTGACCCCGCAGAACCCCATCACCGAGCCGGGTCAGGTCCGCAGCCTCAAGGCGGTCTCCAACAACCGCGGCAAGGCCACGGTCAGTTGGAAGCCCCCGAGCAGCGGTAGCCCGGTGACCACGTACAAGTACCGCTGGAAGAAGGGCAACGGGAACTACACGTCCTGGAGGAGCACCAAGTCCCTGAGCGTGAAGTTCAACAACCTGACCCCGGGCAAGCAGTACACCTGGCAGGTCAAGGGCCTCAACAAGGCCGGCCCCGGTCCAGTCGACTCGGTGTCGCGGGTGATCGCCACGTAG
- a CDS encoding fibronectin type III domain-containing protein encodes MFSSKAARRSLAAVGAGALVAAVAPFAVAPAFAATGSYTLTGPSTVSVSSQQTYYLSNASLGPSGLPDGSYCLATVSGSGSPGAISATTGQVLPDTPTTSLALKATFPAAGTYQIGVVQGGGLGFSCPSSVTYGQALTTEYVTVNGNAAASVQLSPDNATAQVGNPSQFSITVLGSAGYPTQLGSNQTITVTSNSPTVTFNGASQTSLLISPGGSLYFTARNSTANQNALITATLRTGNAVTSQTTAHLSTLPSGSMSVAPAVASTPSGGSTAFTVSIRNGAGQPSYGIPVSVTVTGRNPLASNVIGTTNANGQVAYTLTDKNPSSSISTDALTFTGGGLTATAKVTYAAQPAPGAPTGVGAAPGNGQATVSWQAPAPNGGPAVTSYTVQYSLNNGGDWSNAPGSPTAGTTLVVGGLPNGTPVTFRVAATNSVGTGSFSVPSAAVTPQQTVVKPGKVVELEAVSKNKGKATVSWDAPYVGGQPTGYQYRIKKGTGSYGPWKSLAQSTRTVKFTNLKSGAKYTVQVAAKNSAGAGPAAGVTFKVK; translated from the coding sequence ATGTTCTCGTCGAAGGCCGCCCGCAGGAGTCTCGCGGCCGTCGGCGCCGGCGCCCTGGTGGCCGCCGTCGCCCCGTTCGCCGTGGCCCCCGCGTTCGCGGCCACCGGCTCCTACACGCTGACCGGTCCCTCGACCGTCAGCGTCTCCTCGCAGCAGACGTACTACCTCAGCAACGCCAGCCTCGGTCCCTCCGGACTGCCGGACGGCTCGTACTGCCTGGCCACCGTGAGCGGCAGCGGCTCGCCGGGTGCCATCTCCGCGACCACCGGGCAGGTCCTGCCCGACACGCCGACCACGTCGCTGGCGCTGAAGGCAACGTTCCCCGCCGCGGGTACCTACCAGATCGGCGTCGTCCAGGGTGGCGGGCTCGGCTTCAGCTGCCCGTCGTCGGTCACGTACGGGCAGGCCCTCACCACCGAGTACGTCACGGTCAACGGCAACGCGGCTGCCTCCGTCCAGCTGTCGCCGGACAACGCCACCGCGCAGGTCGGCAACCCCAGCCAGTTCTCGATCACGGTCCTCGGGTCCGCCGGCTACCCGACCCAGCTCGGGTCGAACCAGACGATCACGGTGACGTCGAACTCGCCGACCGTCACGTTCAACGGGGCCAGCCAGACCTCGCTGCTGATCTCCCCGGGTGGCAGCCTCTACTTCACGGCGCGCAACTCGACCGCGAACCAGAACGCGCTCATCACGGCGACCCTGCGCACCGGGAACGCCGTCACGAGCCAGACCACCGCGCACCTGTCGACGCTTCCCTCCGGCTCGATGTCGGTGGCTCCAGCCGTCGCCAGCACGCCGTCCGGCGGCTCCACCGCGTTCACGGTGTCGATCCGCAACGGCGCCGGCCAGCCGTCCTACGGCATCCCGGTCTCCGTCACCGTGACCGGCCGGAACCCGTTGGCCTCGAACGTGATCGGGACCACCAACGCCAACGGCCAGGTCGCGTACACGCTGACCGACAAGAACCCCTCGTCGTCGATCTCGACCGACGCGCTGACGTTCACCGGTGGCGGCCTGACCGCGACCGCCAAGGTCACGTACGCCGCCCAGCCGGCCCCCGGTGCCCCCACCGGCGTGGGCGCGGCTCCTGGCAACGGGCAGGCGACCGTGTCGTGGCAGGCCCCGGCCCCCAACGGCGGCCCGGCGGTCACCTCGTACACCGTGCAGTACTCGCTGAACAACGGCGGTGACTGGTCCAACGCCCCCGGCTCGCCCACGGCCGGCACCACCCTGGTCGTCGGCGGCCTGCCGAACGGCACCCCGGTCACCTTCCGGGTCGCCGCGACCAACTCGGTCGGCACCGGCTCGTTCTCCGTGCCGTCCGCCGCGGTCACCCCGCAGCAGACCGTCGTGAAGCCGGGCAAGGTCGTCGAGCTCGAGGCCGTGTCCAAGAACAAGGGCAAGGCCACCGTGAGCTGGGACGCCCCGTACGTCGGCGGCCAGCCCACCGGCTACCAGTACCGGATCAAGAAGGGCACCGGCTCGTACGGGCCCTGGAAGTCCCTGGCCCAGTCCACCCGGACGGTGAAGTTCACCAACCTGAAGTCGGGCGCGAAGTACACCGTGCAGGTGGCGGCGAAGAACTCCGCCGGCGCCGGCCCGGCCGCGGGCGTCACCTTCAAGGTCAAGTGA
- a CDS encoding integrase core domain-containing protein → MTDDHRIPVHVRLAIANWPEDAPWGAVSAFCRQHRMSRSWFYELRRVAAREGPLAASRRRSTAPQRPAGGTPAPVVAAALAMRAELIAEGGYGGPISVRHALLARGLPSPSRATLARIFTRAGVAQTNPRKRPATRHRFTYPAPNECWQLDGFTHPLGDGTTATVLQVLDDHSRRVLASRAAPGETTTDVQAVLAAAINRAGVPQRFLSDNSAAINPARRGRRGVVETWLRSQGVQVISSTPGHPQTTGKSERHHQTSQRWLAARPAAATLDDLQHQLDALQDYYNHRPHQALDMMTPLQAWAATPVAPPPPKPDGPGDGYDPTGDAIITRTVTGQGVVRLGNVRIMLGVQHAHATVLGTFDHDRIHVWDRDGLHIRTITTTPGRRYYGNGRRPGRPKPPSQLSGK, encoded by the coding sequence GTGACGGATGACCATCGCATCCCGGTTCATGTCCGGTTGGCGATCGCGAACTGGCCCGAGGACGCTCCGTGGGGGGCGGTGTCGGCGTTCTGCCGGCAGCATCGGATGTCGCGGTCGTGGTTCTACGAGCTGCGCCGCGTCGCGGCGCGGGAGGGGCCGCTGGCGGCGAGCCGGCGACGGTCCACCGCGCCCCAGCGGCCGGCCGGCGGCACCCCGGCACCGGTGGTGGCGGCGGCGCTGGCGATGCGGGCGGAGTTGATCGCCGAGGGCGGCTACGGCGGGCCGATCAGCGTGCGGCACGCCCTGCTCGCCCGGGGGCTGCCGTCTCCGTCGCGGGCCACCCTGGCGCGGATCTTCACCCGGGCCGGGGTGGCCCAGACCAACCCGCGCAAGCGTCCGGCGACCCGGCACCGGTTCACCTACCCGGCGCCGAACGAGTGCTGGCAGCTGGACGGGTTCACCCACCCACTGGGTGACGGGACCACTGCGACCGTGCTGCAGGTCCTCGACGACCACTCCCGCCGGGTCCTAGCCTCCCGCGCCGCCCCGGGAGAGACCACCACCGACGTCCAAGCCGTGCTCGCCGCCGCGATCAACCGCGCCGGTGTCCCCCAACGGTTCCTGTCCGACAACTCCGCCGCGATCAACCCCGCCCGCCGCGGCCGACGCGGCGTGGTGGAGACCTGGCTGCGCAGCCAGGGAGTCCAGGTCATCTCCTCCACCCCCGGACACCCCCAGACCACCGGCAAGAGCGAACGGCACCACCAGACCAGCCAGCGTTGGCTGGCCGCCCGACCCGCCGCGGCCACCCTGGACGACCTGCAGCACCAGCTCGACGCCCTGCAGGACTACTACAACCACCGCCCCCACCAGGCCCTGGACATGATGACCCCACTGCAGGCATGGGCCGCGACCCCGGTCGCCCCACCCCCACCGAAGCCGGACGGTCCCGGCGACGGCTACGACCCCACCGGGGACGCGATCATCACCCGCACCGTCACCGGCCAAGGCGTCGTCCGCCTCGGCAACGTGCGGATCATGCTCGGCGTCCAGCACGCCCACGCCACCGTCCTGGGCACCTTCGACCACGACCGCATCCACGTCTGGGACCGCGACGGGCTACACATCCGCACCATCACCACCACCCCCGGCCGCCGCTACTACGGCAACGGACGACGACCCGGCCGCCCCAAACCACCCAGCCAACTGTCCGGCAAGTGA